In a single window of the Arachis hypogaea cultivar Tifrunner chromosome 6, arahy.Tifrunner.gnm2.J5K5, whole genome shotgun sequence genome:
- the LOC112756095 gene encoding F-box protein At1g47056-like, whose product MGNTASTAAAAVASRRESAAVQGNRSGISSKSRSVSSSVSPMISSTVNSVDDDGGSRRDFVEPDYISDLPDECLASVFQSLSSADRNRCSLVCRRWLQIEGQSRHRVSLNAQSELLPAIPSLFSRFDSVTKLALKCDRRSASIGDDALVLISRRCPNLTRLKLRACRELTDAGMEAFAKNCKGLKKLSCGSCMFGSRAMNAVLENCGSLEELSVKRLRGITDAAAAEPIGPGTAAQSLRTICLKELYNGQCFSSLILGAKNLRTLKLFRCSGDWDKLFQLIAERSAGGSGAPSIVEIHLERLQISDVGLQAISNCSNLEILHLVKTPECTDVGLIAISERCKLLRKLHIDGWKANRIGDEGLIGVAKGCPNLQELVLIGVNPTKLSLEMLASNCLNLERLALCGSDTVGDPEISCIAAKCVALKKLCIKGCPVSDHGMEALASGCPNLVKVKVKKCKGVTSEGGDWLRQIRVSLAVNLDTGDTDHQDASASDGGAQDNGLEFPPMAAHNAGGAGGGASAGVASSSTGRSTSFKSRLGLLSGRSLVACTLRKWTGGNTSARHG is encoded by the coding sequence ATGGGCAACACAGCTTCCACGGCCGCCGCCGCCGTCGCTAGTCGCCGCGAGAGCGCCGCTGTTCAAGGAAACCGTTCCGGAATCTCGTCCAAGTCCAGATCTGTTTCTTCCTCGGTCTCTCCGATGATCTCTTCCACCGTGAACTCCGTTGACGACGACGGCGGAAGCCGCCGTGACTTCGTTGAGCCTGATTACATCTCCGATCTTCCCGACGAGTGCTTGGCTTCGGTGTTCCAGTCGCTAAGCTCCGCGGATAGGAACCGGTGCTCGCTCGTTTGCCGGCGGTGGCTCCAGATCGAAGGCCAGAGCCGTCACCGCGTCTCGCTGAACGCGCAATCAGAGCTTTTGCCGGCAATACCGTCGCTGTTCTCGAGGTTCGACTCCGTTACGAAGCTGGCGTTGAAGTGCGACCGCAGATCCGCGAGCATCGGCGACGATGCTCTCGTCTTAATCTCGCGGCGGTGCCCTAATCTCACGCGCCTCAAGCTTCGCGCGTGCCGTGAGCTCACTGACGCAGGCATGGAGGCGTTCGCGAAGAACTGCAAGGGTTTGAAGAAGCTTTCGTGCGGATCTTGCATGTTCGGATCCAGAGCCATGAACGCGGTCCTTGAGAACTGCGGTTCGCTCGAGGAGCTCTCCGTCAAGCGCCTTCGTGGTATTACGGACGCCGCGGCGGCTGAGCCTATCGGTCCAGGCACAGCTGCGCAATCACTTCGTACGATCTGCCTGAAGGAGCTCTACAACGGACAGTGCTTTAGTTCGCTGATTCTCGGCGCAAAGAATCTGCGAACCTTGAAGCTTTTCCGGTGCTCTGGTGATTGGGACAAGCTATTCCAGCTCATCGCGGAGCGCTCCGCGGGCGGCAGCGGTGCTCCTAGCATCGTAGAAATTCACCTCGAGAGGCTTCAGATTAGTGATGTTGGCTTGCAAGCAATTTCTAATTGTTCGAATTTGGAGATTTTGCACCTTGTTAAAACCCCTGAGTGCACCGATGTAGGCTTAATTGCTATTTCTGAGAGATGTAAGCTTCTAAGGAAGCTTCATATAGATGGTTGGAAGGCTAATCGAATTGGTGATGAAGGTTTAATTGGTGTTGCTAAGGGTTGCCCTAATTTGCAGGAATTGGTGCTTATTGGTGTTAACCCTACGAAATTGAGTTTGGAGATGTTGGCTTCGAATTGCTTGAATCTAGAGAGGTTGGCTTTGTGTGGGAGCGATACAGTTGGTGACCCTGAGATATCTTGCATTGCTGCGAAATGTGTGGCTTTGAAGAAACTTTGCATCAAGGGTTGCCCTGTTTCGGATCATGGGATGGAGGCATTGGCTAGTGGATGTCCAAATTTggtgaaggtgaaggtgaagaAGTGTAAGGGTGTTACATCTGAGGGTGGGGATTGGTTGAGGCAGATTAGGGTGTCACTTGCAGTGAATTTGGATACTGGCGATACGGATCATCAAGATGCAAGTGCTAGTGATGGTGGAGCACAGGACAATGGATTGGAGTTTCCTCCAATGGCTGCCCATAATGCCGGAGGAGCCGGAGGAGGTGCATCAGCCGGTGTTGCTTCGAGTAGTACCGGTCGATCTACTTCATTTAAGTCGAGGTTAGGGCTTTTGTCCGGGAGGAGTTTAGTAGCTTGCACTTTGAGAAAGTGGACTGGTGGTAACACCAGTGCCCGGCATGGTTAG
- the LOC112756094 gene encoding transcriptional repressor ILP1-like has translation MSSARSRNFRRRATEPNDDDANDGTPSTTAMTTTTKPKKPPKLLSFADDEGDDADAPPSRASSKTHRSAAEKPSSRIAKPSSSSSSHKITNFKDRIAHSSSPSVPSNVQPLAGTYTKEALRELQKNTRTLVTSSSSASRASASGSGSDPKPSSEPVIVLKGLVKPLGSDADAARDSDSGGEQEDMEAKLAAVGIAANGKDSVIPDEKTIRAKRERLRQARPAAPDYISLDGGSNHGEAEGLSDEEPEFRGRIAMFGEKKKDAGKKGVFEDADVDERLKVKKGDDDVGYGYGYDEEDEEEKMWEEEQVRKGLGKRIDEGSGRVATNVPVVQVQHQQQQHKFIGPSVGTVYGTVPGVSVSPSIGGAIEATPALDVGSISQQAERTKKALQDNVKRLRESHARTVSSLNKTDENLSASLLNITTLENSLALADEKYRYMQRLRNYVTNICDFLQHKAFYIEELEEQMKKIHEDRASAVFERRAANNDDEMMEIEAAVKAAMSVLSRKGNNVEAAKSAAQDAFAAIRKQKDLPVELDEFGRDLNLEKRMKLKVRAEARQQRKRSRAFDSKKLSSMELDDNKVEGESSTDESGDESQAYQSQQDLVLQAADEIFSDASEEYGQLSLVKRRFEEWKKEYSSSYADAYISLSLPLIFSPYVRLELLRWDPLRKGLDFQNMKWYKLLFSYGLSGDGKDFVHDENDADLELVPNLVEKVALPILHYEISHCWDMFSQQQTINAIAATKLVVQHVSHESEALADLLVSIRTRLADAVANHMVPTWSPLVLAAVPDAAGVAAYRFGVSVRLLRNICLWKDIFSMSVLEKLALDELLYGKVLPHFRSISENVHDAITRTERVVASLSGVWAGPSVVGDSSHKLQPMVAYVLSLARILERRNAAETDTSHLARRLKKILVDLNEYDHARNIARTFHLKEAL, from the exons ATGTCCTCCGCCAGATCACGGAACTTCCGCCGCCGCGCCACCGAGCCCAACGATGACGATGCCAACGACGGCACACCTTCAACCACCGCCATGACGACCACCACCAAGCCTAAAAAGCCCCCAAAGCTCCTCAGCTTCGCCGACGACGAAGGCGACGACGCTGACGCTCCCCCCTCACGTGCCTCCTCCAAAACCCACCGCTCCGCCGCCGAAAAACCCTCCTCCCGAATCGCCAagccctcctcctcctcctcctcccatAAAATCACCAATTTCAAGGACCGAATCGCTCACTCTTCTTCTCCGTCCGTACCCTCCAATGTCCAACCCTTAGCCGGAACTTACACCAAAGAAGCCCTTCGTGAGCTCCAGAAGAACACAAGAACCTTAGTCACTAGCAGCAGCAGTGCCTCTCGTGCTTCCGCTTCGGGTTCGGGTTCGGATCCGAAGCCTTCTTCCGAGCCTGTTATTGTCCTCAAGGGACTCGTCAAGCCGTTAGGTTCGGATGCCGATGCTGCTAGGGATTCGGATTCCGGAGGGGAGCAGGAGGACATGGAGGCAAAATTGGCCGCCGTAGGGATTGCGGCGAATGGGAAGGATTCTGTTATTCCGGATGAGAAGACAATTAGGGCGAAGAGGGAGCGCCTCCGGCAGGCTCGTCCCGCGGCGCCGGATTATATCTCGTTGGATGGGGGGAGTAATCACGGTGAGGCAGAGGGGCTGAGCGACGAGGAGCCGGAGTTTCGTGGCCGGATTGCGATGTttggagagaagaagaaggatgCTGGGAAGAAGGGTGTGTTTGAGGATGCGGATGTGGATGAGAGGTTGAAAGTTAAGAAGGGTGATGACGATGTTGGTTATGGTTATGGTTATGATGAGGAGGATGAGGAGGAGAAGATGTGGGAAGAGGAGCAGGTTCGGAAAGGGTTGGGGAAGAGAATCGACGAAGGGTCAGGTAGGGTTGCCACTAATGTTCCTGTTGTGCAAGTTCAGCACCAGCAACAGCAGCACAAGTTTATTGGTCCCTCGGTTGGAACCGTGTATGGCACGGTTCCTGGGGTTTCAGTGAGCCCAAGCATTGGGGGAGCCATTGAAGCTACGCCGGCTTTGGATGTTGGGTCCATATCTCAGCAAGCTGAGAGAACGAAAAAGGCTTTGCAGGATAATGTGAAGAGGCTTAGG GAGTCTCATGCAAGAACAGTGTCATCACTGAATAAAACTGATGAAAATCTGTCTGCCTCCCTTTTGAATATTACTACTCTTGAAAACTCTTTGGCGCTAGCTGATGAGAAGTACAGGTATATGCAAAGGCTCCGAAATTATGTCACCAATATATGTGATTTTTTACAG CATAAAGCATTTTACATTGAAGAACTTGAAGAGCAAATGAAGAAAATTCATGAAGATCGTGCGTCAGCTGTTTTTGAAAGAAGAGCCGCTAATAATGATGATGAAATGATGGAGATAGAAGCAGCTGTGAAGGCTGCAATGTCAGTTTTAAGCAGGAAAGGTAACAATGTTGAAGCTGCCAAAAGTGCAGCTCAGGATGCATTTGCGGctataagaaaacaaaaagatctTCCAGTGGAGTTAGATGAATTTGGTAGAGACTTAAATCTTGAGAAACGGATGAAATTGAAAGTGAGGGCTGAGGCTCGTCAACAACGCAAGAGGTCTCGTGCATTTGATTCTAAAAAACTGTCATCCATGGAATTGGATGATAATAAAGTAGAGGGTGAATCAAGCACTGATGAGAGTGGTGACGAAAGCCAAGCATATCAGTCACAACAGGATCTGGTACTGCAGGCTGCCGATGAGATTTTCAGTGATGCCTCTGAGGAATATGGTCAACTGTCTTTGGTCAAAAGAAGATTTGAAGAATGGAAAAAAGAGTATTCCTCAAGCTATGCTGATGCTTATATTTCATTGAGTCTTCCATTGATCTTTTCTCCATATGTAAGATTGGAACTGCTGAGGTGGGACCCACTTCGTAAGGGACTAGACTTCCAAAATATGAAATG GTATAAATTGTTGTTCAGTTATGGCTTGTCTGGCGATGGAAAAGATTTTGTTCATGATGAAAATGATGCTGATCTTGAACTTGTCCCAAATCTAGTGGAAAAGGTTGCACTGCCTATTCTGCATTATGAAATTTCCCATTGCTGGGACATGTTTAGTCAGCAGCAAACCATAAATGCTATTGCTGCCACAAAATTAGTCGTGCAACATGTGTCACATGAAAGTGAAGCCCTTGCAGATTTGCTGGTTTCCATTCGTACACGTCTGGCCGATGCTGTTGCTAATCATATG GTCCCAACTTGGAGTCCATTAGTACTAGCTGCTGTTCCAGATGCTGCAGGAGTTGCAGCATATCGGTTTGGAGTGTCTGTTAGATTATTGAGAAATATTTGCTTGTGGAAGGATATATTTTCAATGTCAGTATTAGAGAAGCTTGCCCTTGACGAGCTTTTGTATGGAAAAGTTCTACCTCACTTTAGAAGCATATCGGAAAATGTTCATGACGCAATAACAAGAACAGAACGTGTCGTTGCTTCCCTATCTGGGGTCTGGGCTGGCCCAAGTGTTGTTGGAGACAGCAG CCACAAATTGCAGCCCATGGTGGCTTATGTGCTGTCACTTGCAAGGATTTTAGAGAGAAGAAATGCAGCCGAGACTGACACAAGTCATCTAGCCCGCCGGTTAAAGAAAATACTTGTCGACCTCAACGAATATGACCACGCTAGGAACATAGCTAGAACCTTCCATCTCAAGGAGGCATTGTGA
- the LOC112756096 gene encoding mannose-P-dolichol utilization defect 1 protein homolog 2-like, with the protein MENGSLKLFKWIEIGEIQSERDTNRKKPKKKTESVVKMEKYLSAIGIDVSCALNSLRHGTIPHKDCLLPLISKLLGYAIVAASTTVKLPQIMKILKHQSVRGLSMISFELEVVGYTIALAYCLHKGLPFSAYGELLFLLIQALILVAIIYYYSRPLRTTTWIRALIYCAVAPTILAGQIDPFLFEALYASQHAIFLFARIPQILKNFSNRSTGELSFLTSLMNSAGSMVRVFTSLQENAPKSVVMGSAIGVATNFTILSQILFYQKPRVTEKEKKTK; encoded by the exons ATGGAAAATGGATCCCTGAAACTCTTCAAGTGGATTGAGATCGGAGAGATTCAGAGCGAGAGAGATACGAATCGGAAGAAACCGAAGAAGAAGACTGAGTCAGTTGTGAAAATGGAAAAATATCTGTCCGCCATTGGTATTGACGTCAGCTGCGCGCTCAATTCTCTCCGCCATGGAACCATCCCTCACAAAGACTGCCTCCTCCCTCTCATCTCCAAGCTCCTCGGCTACGCCATCGTCGCCGCTTCCACCACCGTTAAGCTCCCTCAG ATTATGAAGATCCTGAAGCACCAGAGTGTGAGAGGTCTTAGCATGATATCCTTCGAGCTTGAGGTTGTTGGTTATACCATAGCACTGGCTTACTGTCTCCACAAGGGGCTTCCCTTCTCTGCTTATGGGGAACTGTTGTTTCTGTTGATCCAAG CTTTAATTTTGGTTGCCATAATCTACTACTATTCTCGACCTTTGCGTACCACAACATGGATCCGAGCATTAAT ATATTGTGCTGTAGCACCGACTATCTTAGCTGGTCAAATTGATCCTTTTCTCTTTGAGGCTTTGTAT GCATCCCAGCATGCGATCTTTCTCTTTGCCAGAATCCCTCAAATATTGAAAAACTTTTCT AACAGGAGTACAGGGGAGCTCAGCTTCTTAACTTCTTTGATGAATTCTGCAGGTTCAATGG TTAGAGTATTCACAAGCCTCCAAGAAAATGCACCAAAAAGTG TTGTAATGGGTTCCGCAATTGGTGTTGCTACAAATTTCACCATCCTAAGCCAGATATTGTTCTACCAAAAGCCAAGGGTCactgagaaagagaagaaaacgaaATAG